A segment of the Falco naumanni isolate bFalNau1 chromosome W, bFalNau1.pat, whole genome shotgun sequence genome:
TGTGGCCCTCACATCCAAGACCTTCAGTCTATATTTTATACCTAGTAAGCATTCCTTACAAAGTAGCAATTAATTAGTCCTGACAGTGCCCCAGACAGACAATCTGTAGTGTTTCCTTAATagcaaagggagagagggagaggttGTGACTGATGAGACATGCTGCAGATGAGTACCAGAGCCAGGGAAGATAACTACAACTTCTGGTTGTTATTGTTAAGCCTCATTGTCACAAGCCAGCATATCACTAACATACTGAACAGGAATATTCTGGATAATtaacccttttttcttttcttttctttccaaaattagGTTGACATAGTTACAGGTGGGGTTGAAAAATGTCAATCTCTGCAGTGAGGAGCTTGCTGTCAAAGCCACGTCTCCACAATGAGACACAGAGACGATTCCTCTGCTCCTTTGCTTGCAGGGAGTTAGATTCTGCCATGTTGCAGCAGTTGAAGAGGATTTTGGTTGACCTTCCAAGTAAAGAGGCATGGCAGGTAATGATCCAGCACTGGCTGCCCCCTCTGAGCAACAGTGGAGGAGTGGAGCTGAGAACGGACCTGGACTACAGCTTGCTGGGCCAGGTgagacagcactgcagcagggacCGTGCCCGCTTGGAGCTTGAGGTCTTTTTGGGTGGAAACCTTAAGCAAAGGTGACATACATCACCCACAGTGGTGCGATTATGTTGTGGCAGAAGAGgtctgagaagcagcaggttGGGATAGCACCTCTGTATACAGCAATTGTGACGTACAGAGCTGGGGGAAAGACCTCAGCTGTTTGAAGCTGAGGGAGACCAGTGAGACACAGGGCTGAGCATTTCACAGGCACATACCCAGCTGTGGAAATCACTGGtttcacacagctctgcaaaatgGGGTATTCTCGTCCTCTCTGCTGGGCCAGCTTTTCAGCCTTAAATACAGGGAGACTTTGAGcaacagtgtatttttattgctcttcTCACCAAGCTGGAAGTGCTTCCAATTCATCAGGGTAACAAACAGTTAATTGTGTAGGGAAAGTTTGTCACAGCTCCACTGCTGTGGGAGAAAAGAGCCTTTAGACAGTGAATAGATTCACTAGATACCCAGGCTTTCTTCATTTCACCTCTGTCACATCCtaaattctttgaaaatatcATACAGCTTACCCTACCCAGTTGGTCCTTGTTACATCTATTTGCAGAGACAATACTgctcaggttttgtttcctaAATGTTAATGAGGAAATAGTTATTTTATTAACAGGAAAGCTGGGACAGACACAGAATCCCAGAATGGTCAAGGTTGGAAGGgccctctggagatcatctagtccgatcccctgctgaagcaggttcttctagagcaggttgcacagtcgcatccaggtgggttttgaatgtctccataggaggagactccacagcctctctgggcagcctgtgccagtgctctgtcaccctcaaggtaaagaagtttctcctcatattcagatggaactgcctgtgctgcagtttgtgcccattgccccttgtcctgctgctggaaaccactgaaaaagagcccagccctgtcctgctgacACTCACCCTCAAGATATTTGTAGTCAttgagatcccctctcagtcttctctccaggctaaactgtctcagctccctcagccttccctcatcaGGGAGaggatgctccagtcccctcatcatcttggTAGCCTCCACTGGCCCCTCCCCAGTAGCTCCCCATCTCTCTCgaactgggcagcccagcactagacccagcactccagatgtggcctcaccagggcagagcagagggggaggatcacctccctccacctgctggccccgctcctcctcatggaccccaggatcccactggccccttggccTTAAGGTCacgctgctggcccatgggccTGCtcaccagcactcccaggtcctgctctgcagagctgccccccagcaggtcagccccagcctgtgctggcacgtggggctgtccctccccaggggcaggaccttacacttgcccTTAtggaacttcatgaggttcctctgcccaactctccagcccGCCCAGGTCTGGACGAACagcagcgcagcctcctgggctgtCAGCCGCTCCTCCCGGCTTTGTAGcaccagcagccttgctgagggTACGGTCTGTCCCATCACCCAGGCCACTGATGGATGAGTTgactgacccctggggaacaccatgAGCTACAAGCCTCCAGTGagactctgtgctgctgatcacaaccctctgagctctgtcattcagccagttcttgatccacctcactgtctgctcacTCACCTAACCTACGCTGCCTGAAAGGCAGGTTTTGTTTGACCTACAGAAAATTgcccttcagaaaaaaaacgCCTGGTATTCTTGCTCCTACACTACTATCATGTATAAATACCAGCCAACCTGATGATTTTTCTGCTTACAAACATGGCCAGGTAAGCAGTCAGGACTGCCACGTGTCCTGCAATCTCTTAAATTAGAAATTCTAATAAGTCATTTTTTTTAGGCTCTGAATTGTTACCCGCTTCATACCATCCCTCTTGCTTGGCAAGAAAAATTACCCTTTCTGCCATTCTTCCAGTGTTTTCCTTGTGTGGGCTTgtgtgcagctgcttttttaaataccatgGGCTTGTGTGCCTTCCCACATGTTTTGGGACCTCTAAGGCACTGACAGCCTCTTTTTGTTCCAGTGTCAGTCACACTGTCAGAGGTCTTTGTGGGAAACATCTTCACAGGATTTTGCTTATGGATCTCTCACCTCCTCAGCCTGACTGACCACAGGCCAAAGACCTCCCTTAGGTACTCCAAGCAGAAACCAACGCAGGTTCAGAACCGTTGGCGTGAATGCTAGATGTGTGAATTCATTCCAAACTGTAAGTTATAATTTATGAAGGCACACAAAGAGTATCTAAAGACAGGTTTTGTTCCTGGGGGGTTTATGGTTTCTTGTGTTTCCAAGTCTACTCCATCCACACGTTCTACCTCTGATGGAGATTAAATCTGAATGTAGGTAACCTCCTCACAAGTGCAACTGCAGATACTCTTTCATGTTGATGACAAACTGCCAAAGGAGGAATGCAAAATAATCCATGGAACCGATAAGGCTCACAGAATACAGACAGAACACAGAGCTACTAGCCCTGAAGAGTCAATTTTGTGGAACTATGgtaagaaaaatacttgcagaTCCAGTAATTGCTGAGACAAACTACCCAAAAGTAACCTATCCTCATTATAATATAATAGGAAAAGGTAGCTCCCCCCAACCTCTGGAGCATGCGTATTGTATATAAAGAGTAAAACAATGTAAAACAATAACATTCCTTGTTTAACTGTATATAAATCTcctaaaaccaggaaaaagcGTGCTAGCTTTGTGAATTTATCacctagcacccatctctgcgcagacttgaaaaaaaacaaatatctCAACTCTGTGTGTTGATTGGCCAGGTGAAGAATCCTCGGGTTTGGGACAGTCATGTCAGGAGAGCTTCCTGTTGATTTTTCTTAACAAGAATGAGCATGATTCATTAccacaaaactgtattttcaataAGGTTAGTACTCCAGTAATGTATAAATACAATCTAATAATTTAACACTCAGGAGCACTGTAAGGGACTTTGGTCCATTGGCAAACTGTAATAATCAGAAAAGCAATTGACCATCGTTACAAGGTTGGTTCGTACTGGGGGTTTAGCACATAGGAAAAGCATTGCAAACTACAGAACTcaatttcattttgcagctcTACTAACCAACTGTAAAAACTGGAATCTGTCCCCATGGCTTGTGAAGGATTTTCCccataacattaaaaagaaaaaaagcccttgcAACAACAGTGAAATTTTGCAACTGTAGCATTAATAGGACCCCACTGAAGTCTAATTTCAAAAATTCAGTCTCTAAGGCTTTTAATAcctgatttttgtttctgtatcattctttttaataacaGCATCTAATTAAAACATCTATAAAATGCtgacagttttaattttatgtaaaaattgaaaaacaaaaaacaggaTCTGCTCTAATGCAAGGAAAGATATCAACAGTAGTTATTATTAAACAATGgtgctgttttaatttaaaagtcgCTTCTAAATGTGCATAATCTCTACCTTTAGAGTAGAGACATACTCAAGTGAAATCACTACAAGGCTGACTAAGGCTCTACTAGTCTTTGAGGTTTATTTACTTGAGTATTTCCtatgtgttttttcagtttagctTATTCAGCAAAAGAATGCAGCACCTTCCAGACAGGGCTTTTCATCAGCTCTTCCTtgacaactgaaaataaacagaactcTCTGCCACACTCCCTATGTTATtcaggaaagcagctgtgctggttgTAGCCTTTTTGCCTCACCTGCAGGGTATCTGTGGTCCCTCACCACATCCTTGCATAACTACTACTGGAAAGGGGCTTTGTGACAACTGTTCCAGGGCCCATACCAATCCTTTCAAGCTCACGGCTAGGTTTCTGATGCAATGCATGCATTGATCCTGTGACTGTAATTTTTGAGGCAAGagtaaagaaaattatgtgaaacatgttttttcaaaCTAACTATTCCCTTTTTCATAGCAGATGCTCTAGGATGTGTTCCACTGCCTCTGGGAAATTCTCACAGGTTAAGTAAGGAGCCGGACtgattttttcttcatctgctggTCGGTATTTACCTGTAACAGATTAACAAAACAATGCATTTACTAAGCTCCTTTGAGtatccttttcttccctgaaaattACAGCCACCTCAGATCAGTAACAACTGCCACGGTAGGAGGAATGCCCATCTGAGGTTCTCCTGCAACAAACATCCCACAACATTCCCTAAACACTGAGCCTTACTGAAGATTCCTTTAGGGCCGGCTCCTGCTCAGAATTGGTGTTACTTATGCACTGGTTTCACTCTGCTGTACTGGCACTATTCTTTTGCCAACTATCCAGATATTCATGTGGTAGGTTCTTGAAATAATAATGTTATCatcttttcttctggcttttatGAGGAAGGGTAGGATTGCTTACTTTCCTTTCCAACATCATGGACTGTGGCACGAGCAGCTGCCACCTCAGAAAGCCCTTAACCCAGTCCATGGTACCATCAGTAACATTGATAAAAATGGAACCTTCAGGACTGACAGGTATTATCTgaagtaaaattacttttataattACCAGCATAATTACTAGGGAATGTCACCAGAGTTCCTGAACAATCAGAAGTTGCATGGCTATGACTGATTTTGGCAATCTAAGATGTCACAGTAATAGTTCTCTCTGATTAGCGTTCAGGATATTAGAGTCATTAGAGCAAAAAATTCAAACCTACAAGATCAGCCACCCCCATCTATTACTTCACATGATCCTGCTAGCAGCATGGGGTCTGTGCTCTAGCCCTGTTGTTCAAACATTACATATAACAGCCTATCCTGACTTAATTACAATCAACTGCCACCCCAAAATGAAGGGGGCGATGGACTGTGGGTCTCCCAGCAGTTCCTGGGTGCTGGGAATGGCAGGCCTctacagagcagcagagctggaccCAAGGCTCAGAGCATTCATTTGCTTTAGGGCATGGAGGCTGCCTGTACCTGGGGCGAGATCATGGAATGCACCGCTGTCTCCTGATATGACTGATCCATCAAGTACTTACCAGTCCTCACCAAAATCCCATGCATGCCAGCATTCTGGGCACCACCAACATCATCCCTGAAGTCCTGGGACAGAACAGATCAGCTGGTTAGTGGTCACAGACACCACTGGTTAACAAGTTTTTCATAACATTCTCTGCTTTGCACATCCCTAACCAGCCACTTAAAAGCAGCTACACAGAGATAAATCTTTTAGCTACCAATTAGACAAACTGTCACAGGAATGACTTACTACGTGCTTTTTGCCTGATAAATAGTGACTGAAGTAAGAGAACTACCCCCTACATTAAATCATGCAAGTTTTGACGGTTCAGTTTTCACCCCTTCTTTAATCCCAGTGCTTCTAGAAATATCATTTCATGGCACCTGGGAGGCACTGCACACAGTGGAGGTGAGCGCTTCATTAAGGTAATAAGGTAAGGCAGGTGATAAGGTATTTAGTTCCCACGTACATCACCAATCATGACAGCCTCCTCTGGGGTACAGTCAGTCCCCCGCAAAGCTTCTAGAAAGAAGGTTTTGTCTGGTTTCCCCACCACTGTTGCTTTGGTGTCTGTCGTGTATTCCAGCCCAGCTACAAAAGGTCCAGGTCCCAGAGCCAAGCCatcttttttcttgaagtatCTGGCTTTATGTATCGCTATAAGAGGAGCCTCGTCCAAAACCAACCTGAAtgaatgaagaagaaatgaatgaaGGAGAAAGTACAGGaattatattaaattatatttacagCTGAAGACCTCAACTGCCTTTCATTTCAGTTGATGAcaaaactcccactgactttCACAAAGTTCCAAATTAGAATGCAAGCTTGCATTCATTTGGAAATAAagttccttcctttcttttccccagaagcaGTTAATAAAACAAATCCCCCAAATAAAGAATGCATTATCTTGAGGATTTTAACAGTTAACTATTTTTTAATCCTGTCTAAATCTCTCATGCAATTAGGTCCGTTACTCTAAGTGGCCTCACTTTTCACTAAGGCAAACATCCTAACATTAGAACCCATCTCATTTCCCCacacaaatattattttaaaatacattaaccACAGGTAGTGGCTGGAGGTAGCAGTTTGACAGCCACAGCCTTAATCTCCCTGCCTGGACAGAGAACACAGCAGTGCTTttaggctgctgctgccaggaaatCTGTAGCCCAGCAGCTCTTGGGGCTGGTGGTATCACCTGTAACAACCAAAAAGCTGTATGTTTCCAGCAGAGGTGGGTGTTCAGGTGAGTCCCAGGTATGGCATAAATCATtttaactttgtattttaacatCACAGGAATTACAGTAAGTTgcattaaaaaagcacaaagataGCAAGTGCGTTCACATCCCACAGAATTCCCCAGTTAACAGTGCTTATTACTGAGTCTTTTAGAAAGAAAGCTGGATGTGAGCTCCTTGCTCAAACCAAAAATTCCAAGTGGAAGATAGCTCAAAGCAACAAGTCACCAGATTCCTAACAGTTCTGAGTACAATAGAAAGGTCACAATGCACAGTATGGCAGTGTTACAGGAGGGTCTTAGCTGGGCACAGCACCTGGAAGCCTCAGGAAGCGAGTGCAGCACTGGTCTGACAGACTGGGAGCTGCTCCTTGCCAACAGCCGAGATCCTGCCACCTTCCACATGCCCATTTCTGCTCAGAGACACCAGCATGCACCCTCCTCGGGGCTCCACAGACAGCATCTCTGCCTGCCACCTGATGAACCTGTGCAAAATCTGCACGGAACACGGGACTGGCTGGAGTGGGCAGAAAAAGGTAAGGGAAGAAGTAACTAAGAAACTGCTGTTGCTCCACCGTCAGTCAGTGCCTCCTTAGCCTCACTACCATGTCAATTCACTTCATGTTTGCTTGAAGGGTTTTGTCTAACACCTGCCTTGTAAAACCCTTGTGGCAGGGAGCCCCTCTCATTAGCGCACACAATGCCTGAACAGTGGACCCATGACAGCAAAGTAATAAACTGGAGTTTAAGAGGGCTTGCTTTCACAGAACCTGGACCTAATCTTTG
Coding sequences within it:
- the LOC121080426 gene encoding haloacid dehalogenase-like hydrolase domain-containing protein 2 codes for the protein MGMWKVAGSRLLARSSSQSVRPVLHSLPEASRLVLDEAPLIAIHKARYFKKKDGLALGPGPFVAGLEYTTDTKATVDFRDDVGGAQNAGMHGILVRTGKYRPADEEKISPAPYLTCENFPEAVEHILEHLL